A DNA window from Haloactinospora alba contains the following coding sequences:
- a CDS encoding methyltransferase domain-containing protein, which yields MQRDGPAVTGTEALASVPREPFIPSRIYVPSEDTGWLVPLHREDDPERWRQQVYANRPVVTAVAPDPRAPTRILDPTTGRGYVSTSSSSDPRIMSRMIDAADLVPGMRVLEIGTGTGYNAALLAYLLGAENVVSVEVDVSVAEYARSSLAAAGYPVRVVAGDGTEGYPPGAPYDRVIATASVAALPYAWIEQTRPGGCIVAPWAATFHPDGPLGLFTVGGDGGAEGRFSDPAPFMPMRGSRIPPGTHVQEWWESMDEPEPARFGLTVTPEGHQRLWLDEPRRMVDPTPMPE from the coding sequence ATGCAGCGGGACGGGCCAGCAGTGACCGGTACGGAGGCGCTCGCGTCCGTACCTCGGGAACCGTTCATCCCATCACGGATCTATGTGCCGAGCGAGGACACGGGGTGGTTGGTTCCCCTGCACCGTGAGGACGATCCCGAGCGATGGCGACAGCAGGTCTACGCCAACCGGCCTGTCGTCACGGCTGTCGCCCCCGATCCTCGCGCGCCTACGCGCATCCTTGATCCCACGACCGGTCGGGGCTACGTGTCCACCTCCTCCAGCAGTGACCCGCGCATCATGTCCCGCATGATCGACGCTGCGGACCTGGTGCCGGGCATGCGGGTGCTGGAGATCGGAACCGGGACTGGATACAACGCCGCGCTGCTCGCTTACCTGCTCGGTGCGGAGAACGTCGTCAGTGTGGAGGTTGATGTGAGCGTTGCCGAGTACGCTCGTTCTTCCCTTGCTGCGGCGGGTTATCCAGTGCGGGTCGTGGCTGGCGACGGAACGGAGGGCTACCCGCCGGGGGCGCCCTATGACCGTGTTATCGCGACCGCTTCCGTGGCCGCCCTGCCGTATGCGTGGATAGAGCAGACCAGACCGGGCGGATGCATCGTCGCGCCGTGGGCGGCCACGTTCCACCCGGATGGCCCGCTGGGCCTGTTCACGGTCGGAGGGGATGGCGGAGCTGAGGGACGGTTCAGCGATCCGGCCCCGTTCATGCCGATGCGTGGTTCCCGGATACCTCCGGGCACCCACGTTCAGGAATGGTGGGAGAGCATGGACGAGCCCGAACCTGCACGGTTCGGTCTCACCGTCACCCCTGAAGGACACCAGCGGCTCTGGCTCGACGAACCACGGCGGATGGTGGACCCTACGCCCATGCCGGAGTAG
- a CDS encoding DUF397 domain-containing protein codes for MMSEWRKSTYSDTGGQCVEFRSAETSVDVRDTQNRQDGHLSFSASEWKAFLDEVRADRL; via the coding sequence ATGATGTCCGAATGGCGGAAATCGACGTACAGCGACACGGGCGGCCAGTGTGTGGAGTTCCGCTCTGCTGAGACGAGCGTGGACGTCCGCGACACCCAGAATCGGCAGGACGGCCACCTGTCGTTCTCCGCGTCGGAGTGGAAGGCGTTCCTCGACGAGGTGCGTGCTGACCGGCTGTAA
- a CDS encoding helix-turn-helix domain-containing protein: MVGGNCVHEPSVAGCGHVTKVLLNSCNKTASIVTWSPPRFAERLKQLRDVAGLTLRDLAGELGTTASTLSRWEREETTPKREDVVKIDGILAAQGALLRLWTSQTSGSSLPPWMQDAAKLMAEAVSIECFSPVLVPGMLQCQEYAEMVFRYGQPLEKPEEIRRLAQVRGGRYEKLQQGRDPIVSAVVPMAAFTRVPEPIRKAQANHLCKIMDTGRVTLCLVPEDALLVGITSPLVLLRLSDGGRAGTTDHVSGNFLLDESTDWARLDEVTRQAYAVALPSHQSRNMLGELR; the protein is encoded by the coding sequence GTGGTCGGCGGTAACTGCGTTCATGAACCCAGCGTCGCCGGTTGTGGCCATGTCACAAAGGTTCTGCTGAACAGTTGCAACAAAACAGCTAGCATCGTCACATGGTCGCCCCCCCGATTTGCAGAACGTCTCAAACAGTTGCGCGATGTCGCAGGTTTGACGTTACGAGACCTGGCAGGCGAGCTAGGGACCACAGCAAGCACGCTTTCCCGATGGGAGCGAGAGGAGACTACTCCGAAGCGGGAAGACGTCGTGAAGATAGATGGCATTCTTGCTGCTCAGGGCGCATTGTTGCGGTTATGGACATCCCAGACATCGGGGTCGTCCCTGCCGCCATGGATGCAAGACGCTGCGAAGCTCATGGCAGAAGCTGTCTCAATCGAATGCTTTTCGCCGGTTCTTGTGCCGGGGATGTTGCAGTGCCAGGAGTACGCCGAAATGGTGTTCCGGTACGGGCAACCGCTGGAAAAGCCTGAGGAAATCCGACGGCTGGCACAAGTACGCGGTGGACGGTACGAAAAGCTACAGCAGGGAAGAGACCCTATCGTCAGTGCCGTTGTCCCGATGGCCGCATTCACGCGGGTCCCGGAGCCCATACGGAAAGCACAGGCGAACCACTTGTGCAAGATCATGGACACTGGCCGTGTGACCCTGTGCCTCGTGCCAGAGGATGCGCTACTCGTCGGGATTACGTCCCCGCTGGTGCTCCTACGTCTCTCTGACGGAGGGAGAGCAGGCACAACGGACCACGTATCCGGTAATTTCCTCCTGGACGAGTCAACCGACTGGGCGCGACTGGACGAGGTGACCAGGCAAGCGTATGCCGTTGCACTCCCCTCCCACCAGTCGCGCAACATGCTAGGAGAGCTGCGATGA
- a CDS encoding radical SAM/SPASM domain-containing protein: protein MTATPLEATTLDTLWLDLTRKCQLACSHCYNDSGPTGSHGTMTRNDWFRVIYDAAVLRVRRIQLIGGEPTTHPDFADLVDHALNQWLNVEVFSNLVHVSPAHWELFQRSGISLATSYYSDDANEHNAVTGRRSHGRTRANIAKAIKLGIPIRVGIIATSDEQRVDEAWRDLESLGVTRIHVDHVRPFGRGGNGQEPDVSRLCGQCGKGAASISPTGDVSPCVFSTWMSVGSVQADPLAAILRGTAMNEANVAIRAEAASAPCSPQAGSDCDPNVQCSPGVGGSECDPRF from the coding sequence GTGACTGCTACCCCCCTCGAAGCAACCACCCTGGACACTCTGTGGCTGGATCTAACCCGGAAGTGCCAGCTCGCATGTAGCCACTGCTACAACGACTCCGGCCCTACGGGCAGCCACGGAACGATGACGCGCAACGACTGGTTCCGCGTGATCTACGACGCGGCAGTGCTCCGCGTCCGCCGAATCCAGCTCATCGGCGGGGAGCCGACCACACACCCCGATTTCGCGGACCTCGTGGACCACGCGCTGAACCAGTGGCTGAACGTGGAGGTTTTCAGCAACCTCGTCCACGTCTCCCCCGCACACTGGGAACTGTTCCAACGTTCCGGGATCTCGTTGGCGACGTCGTACTACTCCGACGACGCCAACGAACACAACGCCGTGACCGGACGCCGGAGCCATGGGCGCACGCGCGCGAACATCGCGAAGGCAATCAAGCTGGGTATCCCGATCCGCGTCGGCATCATCGCGACGAGCGACGAACAGCGTGTGGACGAAGCGTGGCGGGACCTGGAGTCGTTGGGCGTGACGCGAATCCACGTCGACCACGTCCGACCGTTCGGGCGTGGCGGAAACGGGCAGGAACCCGACGTGTCCCGCTTGTGTGGTCAGTGTGGGAAAGGGGCCGCGTCCATCAGTCCGACAGGGGACGTCTCTCCATGCGTGTTCTCCACGTGGATGAGCGTCGGGAGCGTACAAGCCGACCCGTTGGCCGCTATCCTTCGTGGAACTGCGATGAACGAGGCTAACGTAGCGATCCGGGCCGAAGCTGCTTCAGCCCCCTGCTCCCCGCAAGCTGGCTCGGACTGCGACCCGAATGTGCAATGCAGTCCGGGTGTAGGCGGAAGTGAATGCGACCCGAGGTTTTAA
- a CDS encoding helix-turn-helix domain-containing protein, translating into MNEGITPRGQIRGLRRQHQWSQEDLAEAAARSVTTIKKAESGGHVRTDVLHDIAAALGVTTSDLYTNTAIAPQLGAEPDHHALARLRAVASPPIGLDGSPIVEPTDDDATPGDIVADVKRAETYYRADRYDDVADMLPRIIAQAHRAVGEHDTDEAYRARAKALQMAGRYLTQVRQLADALTALRASIQDAAHAGDRTLAAMAINGQGWALTRQGRMDECEQLCVATADEVEPRMSTATGDELAAWGSLLFRGAAAAVRNNRAERADEMMQMASAAASALGHEHESWATFGPLTVAHKQAEFALIKDQPDRTLQQAERLPDRRVVGDVTSINWERHRLDVAHALVKTRDAEQATNVMSSMLRRSPEWLRRQSEAYNIVTDILQTRPKRPTKEMVKLASHLGVVA; encoded by the coding sequence ATGAATGAGGGTATTACACCACGCGGACAGATACGAGGGCTGCGGCGCCAACACCAGTGGAGCCAGGAAGACCTCGCAGAAGCAGCAGCCCGCTCCGTCACTACCATTAAGAAGGCTGAGTCCGGCGGGCACGTCAGAACCGACGTCCTGCACGACATCGCCGCCGCGCTCGGTGTCACCACCAGCGACCTCTACACCAACACCGCCATCGCCCCCCAGCTGGGTGCTGAACCCGACCACCACGCCCTGGCCCGGCTGCGTGCGGTCGCGTCCCCACCGATCGGGTTGGACGGCTCCCCCATCGTCGAGCCCACCGACGACGACGCCACACCCGGCGACATCGTCGCCGACGTGAAGCGCGCGGAAACCTACTACCGCGCGGATCGCTACGACGATGTCGCCGACATGCTGCCCAGGATCATCGCCCAAGCCCACCGGGCCGTCGGAGAACACGACACTGACGAGGCGTATCGGGCGCGCGCGAAAGCGCTGCAGATGGCCGGGCGTTATCTCACCCAGGTGCGTCAGCTCGCTGATGCCCTGACGGCGTTGCGGGCGAGCATCCAGGACGCCGCCCACGCGGGGGACCGGACGCTGGCCGCGATGGCCATCAACGGGCAAGGGTGGGCTCTCACCCGGCAGGGGCGGATGGACGAGTGCGAACAGCTGTGCGTGGCGACTGCGGATGAGGTGGAGCCGCGCATGTCCACCGCCACCGGTGACGAGTTGGCCGCGTGGGGAAGCCTGCTGTTCCGGGGTGCGGCGGCAGCGGTGCGCAACAACCGGGCGGAGCGCGCCGACGAAATGATGCAGATGGCCTCTGCCGCGGCTTCCGCGCTGGGCCACGAGCATGAGTCGTGGGCGACGTTCGGGCCGCTGACGGTGGCCCATAAGCAGGCTGAGTTCGCCTTGATCAAGGACCAGCCTGACCGCACGCTGCAGCAGGCTGAACGTCTTCCCGACCGGCGCGTGGTCGGCGATGTCACCTCCATCAACTGGGAGCGTCACCGTTTGGACGTGGCCCATGCGTTGGTGAAGACCCGCGATGCCGAGCAGGCCACGAACGTGATGTCCTCGATGCTGCGGCGCTCTCCCGAGTGGTTGCGCCGCCAGTCGGAGGCGTACAACATCGTGACCGACATTCTTCAGACTCGACCGAAACGCCCCACTAAGGAAATGGTGAAGCTCGCCTCCCATCTCGGGGTGGTCGCCTGA
- a CDS encoding helix-turn-helix domain-containing protein: protein MENLDVKNPDARLWRVSEVAAECGVHISTVYYWVRTGTLTPAPTPSGGAMRFTSDTVAALLFAREDRGGKSGSDA, encoded by the coding sequence GTGGAAAACCTAGACGTAAAAAACCCGGACGCGCGGCTGTGGCGCGTCTCCGAGGTTGCGGCGGAATGCGGTGTGCATATCAGCACCGTGTACTACTGGGTGCGCACTGGCACCCTCACCCCGGCGCCCACCCCGAGCGGGGGCGCCATGCGGTTCACCTCCGACACGGTCGCTGCTTTGCTGTTCGCCCGAGAGGACAGGGGAGGGAAGAGTGGCAGCGACGCGTGA
- a CDS encoding tetratricopeptide repeat protein yields the protein MQNTTTDSNGVVVQVRDVHGDLHIASSPNGHGSRTPRQVPPLPPHFVDRQEVLGTITQLTHRAHSKGQPALVVLSGIGGIGKTALATTAAHALSEHHPDGQVFLRGGGTSAPVEPGTLLGRGLTALGHAPTDLPRDTEARIGMWRSATAQQRLLVLLDDAATAEQVRCLLPGSGGHTVLATARSRLSPMARDGAAFIDLHPLEDSAAHSLIARLADHAGEGDPAAVSRVAGACHRVPLALVVTASTATRTRASLAEVADRLTALPTFALEASVTEALTTAYRTLSGQARGLYRALACHPPYPWDAPAAAALTGLPLEDAQQALGELVETNLLDQPHLGWYAMHDVVRSHASSLVGAEAATARERLRLHYLTTAIAYDRRINPYRWRILPAALVDQAPEVEATATTALTWFHDRAGTIGELIDEAHTAGHHATAVYLCEALWGYYTHHKPLDTWQATHTAGLAAARATGDAVLQARMLQALGTWAMNSGDADTAHRNYTQARELWVQAEHILGQASVTEALGTVNLTTGNPHQAQQCYREALSLHEHLEQPRGVALARRYLGQAARELHDYGRALELLSMALEWFADNDDSYMVVRCRLQLATTHLYRGDLDEAHTTARSALELATDLDARYEVASCHALLADVAQALTLNHLHAAHTIAHATGAHEWSEALAKQKREVQDTRRNI from the coding sequence GTGCAGAACACAACCACTGACAGCAATGGGGTGGTTGTCCAAGTTCGCGATGTCCACGGAGACCTCCACATCGCGTCCTCACCCAATGGGCATGGATCACGAACGCCCCGCCAGGTTCCCCCGCTCCCGCCGCATTTCGTCGACCGCCAAGAGGTCCTGGGCACCATCACCCAGCTGACCCACCGTGCCCACAGCAAGGGCCAGCCGGCACTCGTGGTACTCAGCGGCATCGGCGGCATCGGTAAGACCGCCCTGGCGACCACAGCCGCCCACGCACTCAGCGAACACCATCCGGATGGTCAGGTGTTCCTGCGGGGCGGTGGAACTTCCGCTCCGGTCGAGCCCGGAACCCTGCTGGGTCGGGGCCTGACCGCCCTCGGGCATGCCCCCACCGACCTGCCGCGCGACACCGAGGCCCGTATCGGGATGTGGCGCAGCGCGACAGCGCAACAGCGGTTGCTGGTGCTCCTCGATGACGCCGCCACCGCGGAGCAGGTCCGTTGCCTCCTGCCCGGAAGCGGGGGCCACACGGTGCTGGCCACCGCCCGCTCCCGGCTCAGCCCGATGGCGCGGGACGGTGCGGCGTTCATCGACCTTCACCCCTTGGAGGACAGCGCCGCCCACAGTCTGATTGCCCGCCTGGCCGACCACGCGGGTGAAGGTGATCCCGCGGCGGTGTCGCGGGTGGCCGGTGCCTGCCACCGCGTGCCGCTGGCCCTGGTGGTGACCGCCAGCACCGCTACTCGCACTCGCGCCAGCCTGGCCGAGGTCGCCGACCGTCTGACCGCACTCCCCACGTTCGCCCTGGAGGCTTCCGTGACCGAGGCGCTTACTACCGCCTATCGCACCTTGTCCGGCCAGGCCCGGGGACTGTATCGAGCCCTAGCGTGTCACCCGCCCTACCCGTGGGACGCCCCGGCCGCCGCCGCCCTCACCGGCCTTCCCCTCGAAGATGCTCAACAGGCGTTGGGCGAACTCGTCGAGACCAACCTCCTGGACCAGCCCCATCTCGGGTGGTATGCGATGCACGACGTGGTCCGCTCCCACGCCTCGTCCCTGGTGGGCGCGGAGGCTGCCACGGCGCGAGAGCGCCTGCGGCTCCACTACCTCACCACCGCCATCGCCTACGACCGGCGCATCAACCCCTATCGGTGGCGCATCCTGCCTGCGGCCCTGGTGGACCAGGCTCCCGAGGTCGAAGCCACGGCAACGACCGCCCTGACGTGGTTCCACGACCGCGCCGGCACCATTGGCGAGCTGATCGACGAGGCCCACACGGCCGGTCACCACGCCACGGCGGTGTATCTATGTGAGGCCCTGTGGGGTTACTACACGCACCATAAACCCCTGGACACCTGGCAGGCCACCCACACCGCCGGGCTCGCGGCCGCGCGGGCCACCGGCGATGCGGTGCTGCAGGCCCGCATGCTCCAGGCTTTGGGGACCTGGGCTATGAACAGCGGGGACGCCGACACGGCGCACCGTAACTACACCCAGGCCCGCGAGCTCTGGGTCCAGGCCGAACACATCCTGGGACAAGCTTCCGTGACAGAGGCGCTGGGAACCGTCAACCTCACTACCGGCAACCCCCACCAAGCCCAGCAGTGCTATCGGGAGGCGCTGTCGCTGCATGAGCACCTGGAGCAGCCGCGCGGGGTCGCGCTGGCCCGTCGGTACCTGGGCCAAGCCGCCCGGGAACTGCACGATTACGGCCGCGCACTGGAGCTGCTGTCCATGGCCCTGGAGTGGTTCGCCGACAACGACGACTCCTACATGGTGGTGCGCTGCCGCCTGCAACTGGCCACCACTCACCTGTATCGCGGCGACCTCGATGAGGCCCACACCACGGCCCGCAGCGCTCTGGAGCTGGCGACGGATCTCGACGCGCGTTACGAAGTGGCCAGCTGCCACGCGCTGCTGGCCGACGTTGCCCAGGCCCTGACCCTCAACCATCTCCACGCCGCCCACACCATCGCCCACGCCACTGGCGCCCACGAATGGTCCGAGGCGCTGGCAAAGCAAAAGAGAGAAGTTCAGGATACCAGAAGAAATATTTAA
- a CDS encoding thymidylate synthase: MLPPEYSSFQEAYVSVLRKALEDHECRVSPRGNTSREITDTSLRISNPRARLAFLEERPVNVVFNLAEVLWYLAGRDDLNMIAYYAPRLSNFSRDGQHLTGTAYGPKLFGQARDGSSQWSRVRDLLLTDPDTKRATVTFFRPEELTDQANPDVSCTVSAQFLLRDGQLHLSVFMRGNDAYVGMVSDVFAFTFIQEFAAAQLGVQLGHYTHHVVSMHVNDRDADHVQRIIKANSNRDADTVSFPPAAMPSDASWEDITTVLQHEAGLRTNELAHCPSSVAALDLAPYWQNIILLFEIYRQIQHTTGTVSPQVLNALDPGHRWLVERRWPARMPGGTQ, encoded by the coding sequence ATGCTCCCCCCGGAATATTCTTCTTTCCAAGAAGCCTATGTTTCAGTGCTTCGTAAGGCACTCGAAGACCACGAGTGCAGAGTTTCGCCGCGTGGAAACACGAGTCGCGAAATCACTGACACCTCGCTTCGGATCAGCAACCCGCGCGCTCGCTTGGCGTTCCTGGAAGAACGACCGGTCAATGTCGTCTTCAACCTCGCCGAAGTGCTGTGGTACCTCGCTGGCCGCGATGACCTGAACATGATCGCCTATTACGCCCCGCGCCTGAGCAACTTCTCCCGCGATGGCCAGCACCTGACCGGCACCGCCTACGGGCCGAAGCTCTTCGGTCAAGCCCGCGATGGCTCCTCACAGTGGTCACGGGTCCGTGATCTGCTGCTCACGGACCCTGACACCAAACGAGCGACGGTAACCTTCTTCCGCCCCGAGGAACTGACCGACCAGGCCAACCCGGATGTGTCGTGCACGGTCAGCGCCCAGTTCCTGCTGCGCGACGGACAATTACACCTGAGCGTGTTCATGCGCGGAAACGACGCCTACGTGGGCATGGTCTCCGACGTCTTCGCGTTCACCTTCATCCAGGAATTCGCTGCCGCCCAGCTCGGTGTCCAGCTTGGCCACTACACCCACCACGTCGTGTCGATGCATGTCAACGATCGGGATGCTGACCACGTCCAGCGCATCATCAAGGCGAACAGCAACCGAGATGCTGACACCGTGTCGTTTCCACCGGCCGCGATGCCCAGCGATGCCTCGTGGGAGGACATCACCACCGTCCTTCAGCACGAAGCCGGGCTGCGGACCAACGAACTCGCCCACTGCCCCAGCAGCGTCGCCGCCCTCGATCTCGCCCCGTACTGGCAGAACATCATCCTGCTGTTCGAGATCTACCGGCAGATCCAACACACCACTGGAACGGTGTCTCCGCAGGTCCTGAACGCGTTGGACCCCGGGCACCGCTGGTTGGTCGAACGACGCTGGCCCGCGCGCATGCCGGGAGGGACCCAATGA
- a CDS encoding nucleoside-diphosphate kinase, translated as MILCKPDAVRRQLAGTILARIGEEIDIITQREVRVSETQIFTHYADMIALDDQFPFDVAAELRRNYVGSRVVVALGHGNHDGVPRRVRELLGHYDPSRAAADSIRGRFGADSLTHARAEGRFLDNLIHTSDDPEGVEREFRVWFGPAYLHLLASQNEQESRWQSPSSSPQISRSAPPPCA; from the coding sequence GTGATCTTGTGCAAGCCGGACGCGGTGCGTCGGCAGCTGGCCGGCACGATCCTTGCCCGCATCGGAGAAGAGATCGACATCATCACCCAGCGCGAAGTGCGGGTGAGCGAAACGCAGATCTTCACCCACTACGCCGACATGATCGCGCTGGACGACCAGTTCCCCTTCGACGTCGCCGCTGAGCTTCGACGTAACTACGTCGGCTCGCGCGTCGTGGTCGCCCTCGGCCACGGCAACCACGATGGCGTTCCCCGTCGCGTTCGGGAACTGCTGGGCCACTATGACCCCTCCCGTGCTGCCGCCGATTCCATCCGAGGGCGGTTCGGGGCCGACAGCCTCACGCATGCCCGAGCCGAAGGGAGGTTCCTCGACAACCTCATCCACACCAGCGACGACCCGGAAGGTGTTGAACGCGAGTTTCGCGTGTGGTTCGGACCCGCCTACCTGCACCTTCTCGCCTCCCAGAATGAGCAGGAGTCACGATGGCAGAGCCCGTCTTCCTCTCCGCAGATATCCCGGTCGGCCCCTCCTCCCTGCGCCTGA
- a CDS encoding radical SAM family protein has translation MAEPVFLSADIPVGPSSLRLMPEEHRAGLDPYMAQIITNRKSGLSLNHIIGCPLDCGYCVRHFWGNFEQKVPQLLISTSEAVEMLLGHEAFRPHSTPIQLFNKATDPMLPGVKPHTFAVLQELDRRGMTNLVLIITRFHVTAEDMAELEALQHVRVTLLFTYSGISEDRIEPIAKSSTTVRSIQTAAAHSERTKVILYWRPIVPGWNDDPETMASVLNLADSAQVDAVVFTGYYHQEENAEWLRGLGVEVPYGENYQRRKVLPAELDTRVVQAWKDSGISPFHCSVRPRVVSPTPTRYPTTTATGVFPNSATSAPPNSDSSVPTITAPRANKNSATSWPIWAMTPRHRS, from the coding sequence ATGGCAGAGCCCGTCTTCCTCTCCGCAGATATCCCGGTCGGCCCCTCCTCCCTGCGCCTGATGCCGGAGGAGCACCGGGCCGGGCTTGACCCCTACATGGCCCAGATCATCACCAACCGCAAATCCGGACTGTCGCTGAACCACATCATCGGATGCCCCCTGGACTGCGGATATTGTGTCCGCCACTTCTGGGGCAACTTCGAGCAGAAGGTTCCGCAGCTGCTGATCTCAACGTCCGAAGCCGTCGAGATGCTGCTCGGTCACGAGGCGTTTCGCCCCCACTCCACCCCGATCCAGCTTTTCAACAAGGCCACCGACCCGATGCTGCCCGGCGTCAAACCCCACACCTTCGCGGTCCTTCAGGAACTCGACCGTCGCGGGATGACCAACCTCGTCCTCATCATCACACGCTTCCACGTCACCGCCGAGGACATGGCCGAGTTGGAGGCGCTGCAGCATGTGCGGGTGACGCTGCTGTTCACTTACTCCGGAATCTCCGAGGACCGTATAGAACCCATCGCTAAGTCCAGTACCACTGTCCGCTCCATCCAGACCGCGGCCGCCCACAGTGAGCGAACCAAGGTCATCCTGTACTGGAGACCCATCGTGCCCGGGTGGAACGACGACCCGGAGACTATGGCCAGTGTTCTCAACCTCGCTGATAGCGCACAGGTGGACGCCGTCGTCTTCACCGGCTACTACCACCAAGAGGAAAATGCCGAGTGGCTGCGAGGCTTAGGAGTGGAAGTTCCCTACGGGGAGAACTACCAGCGCCGCAAGGTCCTTCCGGCAGAGCTGGATACCAGGGTCGTCCAGGCATGGAAAGACTCCGGCATCTCTCCGTTCCACTGTTCCGTAAGACCTCGTGTGGTGTCACCTACGCCCACGAGGTACCCGACTACAACGGCCACTGGGGTGTTCCCGAACTCTGCGACATCTGCCCCGCCAAACAGCGACAGCTCTGTTCCGACGATCACCGCTCCCCGAGCGAACAAGAATTCCGCGACGTCCTGGCCGATCTGGGCTATGACACCGAGACACCGTTCCTGA
- a CDS encoding 3'-5' exonuclease, which yields MSETPWTETSFVALDLEGTGAQDREDEEILEVATVPLAGGLPDMQDAYETLVRPSRPVPRRPWISPGLTDAALRDAPPPASVGPELARRLDGRYLLGHNVGVDWRLLHRHYPGIEIRGLVDTLKLAKRGKTKTRSLAALIDHYALTNHVAELVPDGRPHRALWDTVAAAVLLPALVEEHWPQPPSLAELLAVAAHQGTEQHGRGTDEQQTLL from the coding sequence ATGTCCGAGACCCCATGGACCGAGACGTCCTTCGTTGCCCTGGATCTTGAGGGTACTGGAGCCCAGGATCGCGAGGACGAAGAGATTCTGGAGGTAGCGACGGTTCCGTTGGCCGGTGGTCTCCCGGATATGCAAGATGCCTACGAGACTCTGGTCCGGCCGAGCCGGCCGGTGCCCCGACGTCCGTGGATCTCACCGGGGCTGACCGACGCCGCTCTGCGGGATGCGCCTCCGCCAGCGTCGGTCGGCCCCGAACTCGCCCGACGGCTCGACGGCCGGTACCTGCTCGGGCACAACGTCGGCGTGGACTGGCGCCTGCTCCACAGGCACTACCCCGGCATCGAGATACGCGGGCTCGTCGACACCCTCAAACTCGCCAAGCGCGGCAAGACTAAAACCCGGTCACTAGCCGCACTCATCGATCACTATGCCCTGACCAACCACGTGGCCGAACTGGTCCCCGATGGCCGCCCGCACCGCGCACTATGGGACACCGTTGCCGCTGCAGTGCTTCTCCCCGCACTGGTCGAGGAGCACTGGCCCCAACCGCCATCCCTCGCCGAACTCCTCGCCGTTGCCGCACACCAGGGCACCGAGCAGCACGGAAGAGGCACCGATGAACAACAGACCTTGCTGTGA
- a CDS encoding response regulator, producing the protein MISVLIVDDDARVARNHSDLVSSIPGFRVAGIAATGRDSLDAVAEHRPDLVLLDLFLPDLSGITVLQELRGPERPEEERVDVLVITALRDVDNVRAAMRSGVVHYLLKPFPLGSLRDQLERYRSARSKLTRIDEATQRDVDDLFGLLRPASRNELPKGMSQATARLVADTLRQAESDLSAADVAKRTGTARVTARRYLEHLCGEGRATLHMRYGSAGRPEHRYHWAE; encoded by the coding sequence GTGATATCGGTTCTCATCGTTGACGACGACGCCCGGGTGGCACGGAACCACAGCGATCTCGTGTCCTCCATCCCCGGATTCCGGGTGGCCGGTATCGCCGCCACCGGCCGGGACAGCCTGGATGCGGTCGCCGAGCACCGGCCGGACCTTGTCCTGCTGGACCTGTTCCTGCCCGACCTCTCCGGTATCACGGTGCTTCAGGAACTGCGGGGCCCCGAGCGCCCCGAGGAGGAGCGCGTCGATGTCCTGGTGATCACCGCGCTTCGGGATGTGGACAATGTCCGCGCCGCCATGCGCAGCGGCGTCGTGCACTACCTTCTCAAGCCTTTCCCGCTGGGGTCGCTGCGTGACCAGCTGGAGCGTTACCGGAGCGCGCGCAGCAAGCTCACCCGCATCGATGAGGCGACCCAGCGCGACGTCGACGACCTGTTCGGCCTGCTGCGCCCCGCGTCGCGAAACGAGCTCCCCAAAGGAATGAGCCAGGCGACGGCCCGACTTGTCGCCGACACACTGCGCCAGGCCGAAAGCGACCTGTCCGCAGCCGATGTCGCAAAGCGCACCGGGACAGCCCGGGTCACTGCTCGGCGCTATCTGGAGCACCTGTGCGGCGAGGGGCGGGCGACGTTGCACATGCGCTACGGTTCGGCCGGTCGACCCGAACACCGTTACCACTGGGCGGAATGA